A genome region from Flavobacterium sp. CFS9 includes the following:
- a CDS encoding ABC transporter permease, which translates to MLKNWINIFIYHIKNNKLFTALNVLGLSIGIAGLIFATLYWNDEQSYDQWNPNKDKIFLVANKMNATTYWSSSSAPVGAALKAISPEVESFCYLSGGYDNDILYFKGKKVQSDKITIAQRNFFDYFPYEFTEGSRKGALPDVNSICLSQDLAFKLFGNETALGKKVVLQKKTLIVRGVYKLDKKSAYNPSCVVNFMDQRINGNMQFWGNFQYVLLLKLKNKEDQKQVAKNLQKVYFDNLTVRFAKEQGITPQELIRKYGEVKPILESLASVRLHTKTGGMAESKGNLQFLLIMVGLSVLILLLSIVNYVNSATANAVKRAKEVGVRKIIGASKVGIIYQFVFETAIIALFAILVSLVIVEISLPYYNSFLDKSLVLQSGQFYLQLIAIFFVTVVLAGIFPAVYVSNFEPLKVLKGNFGRSKNGIWLRNGMLIFQFGVAAFFIIGSYIVYQQIEHMNSKELGFDGKQILNISYKNIYGEKITAKERLDKYNSIKNQLLHIKGVKEVSGGGFVLGYGPKSTITYQYKDKSIDGNNIPIDFGLLEMLKIKMVKGRYLDPKFAQDTVSSMLINETALKLLNEKDPIGKKVNWNGQEVIIVGIVKDFNLMDPGQAVPPMTFLHFKTVPWFTELLNNIYITADAKTMQQTLTDVENLWVKKVDTEYPFSYDFVDKGYKRSYSNYVKQKNLFSLLNVIVIVIALFGLFALASYSIERRMKEIAIRKTLGAETNVLLKELCKQYVVFSIIGFLMALFPAYYLLNKWLENFSYRITISVYPFLIGFIALLLLTLGVVLSRAYQATKIDVLKYLKYE; encoded by the coding sequence ATGCTAAAGAACTGGATCAACATATTTATTTATCACATCAAAAACAATAAGCTTTTTACAGCTTTGAATGTTTTGGGATTGAGTATTGGAATTGCAGGGTTAATCTTTGCGACTTTATATTGGAATGACGAACAATCCTACGATCAATGGAACCCCAACAAAGACAAGATTTTTTTAGTAGCCAATAAAATGAATGCTACGACCTATTGGTCTTCAAGTTCGGCGCCTGTAGGGGCAGCGTTAAAAGCTATAAGTCCTGAAGTTGAATCTTTTTGTTATTTGAGCGGAGGTTATGATAATGACATTCTTTATTTTAAAGGCAAAAAAGTACAATCTGACAAGATTACCATTGCTCAAAGAAACTTCTTTGATTATTTTCCGTATGAATTTACGGAGGGCAGTCGAAAGGGAGCTTTACCGGATGTAAACAGTATTTGTTTATCACAGGATTTAGCGTTTAAACTTTTTGGAAATGAAACTGCTTTAGGTAAAAAAGTCGTTTTACAGAAGAAAACTTTGATAGTGAGAGGCGTTTACAAGCTGGATAAAAAATCAGCTTATAATCCTTCTTGTGTGGTTAATTTCATGGACCAGCGAATTAATGGTAACATGCAGTTTTGGGGCAACTTTCAGTACGTTTTATTATTGAAACTGAAAAATAAGGAGGATCAGAAACAAGTAGCAAAAAATCTCCAAAAAGTATATTTTGATAACCTCACAGTCCGATTTGCAAAAGAGCAAGGAATTACTCCTCAGGAACTTATTCGTAAATATGGTGAAGTAAAACCAATTTTAGAATCCTTGGCCTCAGTTCGTTTGCATACCAAAACCGGTGGTATGGCAGAATCGAAAGGGAATCTTCAATTTTTACTTATTATGGTTGGATTATCAGTTTTAATCCTGCTGTTATCTATTGTAAATTATGTTAATTCAGCTACGGCAAATGCTGTAAAGAGAGCAAAAGAGGTTGGGGTTCGAAAAATTATAGGGGCTTCAAAAGTTGGTATCATTTATCAGTTTGTTTTTGAAACCGCCATAATAGCCTTGTTCGCCATTTTGGTATCATTGGTTATTGTAGAGATTTCTTTGCCATATTACAATTCCTTTTTAGATAAATCTCTTGTATTGCAAAGCGGCCAGTTTTATCTGCAGCTTATAGCTATCTTTTTTGTAACCGTGGTATTGGCAGGAATATTTCCGGCTGTTTATGTTTCTAATTTTGAGCCTTTAAAAGTTTTGAAAGGTAATTTCGGGCGAAGTAAAAACGGAATCTGGCTCCGCAACGGGATGCTGATCTTTCAATTCGGGGTGGCTGCTTTTTTCATTATCGGATCTTATATTGTTTACCAGCAAATAGAACATATGAACTCTAAAGAGTTAGGTTTTGATGGAAAACAAATTCTGAACATTTCGTATAAAAATATTTATGGTGAAAAAATTACAGCTAAAGAACGATTGGACAAATACAATAGTATCAAAAATCAATTGCTTCATATCAAAGGGGTTAAAGAAGTTTCGGGTGGTGGTTTTGTCTTAGGATATGGTCCAAAATCGACGATCACTTATCAATATAAAGACAAAAGTATAGACGGAAATAATATACCAATAGACTTTGGTCTGTTGGAAATGCTGAAAATCAAAATGGTTAAAGGGCGTTATTTAGATCCAAAATTTGCACAAGATACCGTAAGTTCAATGTTGATTAATGAGACGGCTCTTAAGTTATTGAACGAAAAAGATCCGATCGGTAAAAAGGTAAATTGGAACGGTCAGGAAGTAATTATTGTTGGGATTGTAAAAGATTTTAATCTGATGGATCCGGGTCAGGCTGTTCCGCCGATGACATTTCTGCATTTTAAAACAGTGCCCTGGTTTACAGAACTTTTGAATAATATTTATATCACTGCAGATGCCAAAACCATGCAGCAGACTTTGACTGATGTAGAAAATCTATGGGTAAAAAAAGTGGATACAGAATATCCGTTTTCGTATGATTTTGTCGATAAAGGATACAAAAGATCGTATAGTAATTATGTCAAGCAAAAAAATCTATTTTCGTTATTAAATGTCATTGTCATTGTCATTGCGCTTTTTGGATTGTTTGCACTGGCTTCGTACTCTATTGAACGACGCATGAAAGAAATCGCGATTCGGAAAACTCTGGGTGCCGAGACCAATGTTTTATTGAAAGAACTTTGCAAGCAGTATGTGGTTTTCAGTATTATAGGCTTTTTAATGGCTTTATTTCCGGCTTATTACCTACTTAACAAATGGTTAGAAAATTTCTCGTACCGCATTACGATATCGGTTTATCCGTTTTTAATTGGATTTATCGCCTTGTTGCTGCTAACTTTAGGGGTAGTGCTTTCAAGAGCTTATCAGGCCACTAAAATAGATGTTTTGAAATATTTGAAATACGAATAA
- a CDS encoding ABC transporter ATP-binding protein, producing MIKIKKLSKIFRTEEVETKALSEISLTVNEGDFVSIMGPSGSGKSTLLNIIGLLDSASGGSYELLGQEMIGLKESLKSKARKENIGFIFQNFNLIDELSVFDNIELPLIYNNVPSSERKKKVQEMATILGISHRLKHYPQQLSGGQQQRVAVARALINDPKIILADEPTGNLDSKNGNEVMELLTDLHAGGATILMVTHSDYDASFSQKTIVMKDGVILSEKMNHRNVDVLVNHSIN from the coding sequence ATGATCAAAATTAAAAAGCTTTCTAAAATTTTTAGAACCGAAGAAGTAGAAACAAAAGCGTTAAGCGAAATTTCATTAACTGTAAACGAAGGCGACTTTGTATCGATCATGGGGCCATCGGGTAGTGGAAAATCGACTTTACTGAATATCATCGGATTACTAGACAGTGCTTCAGGCGGAAGTTATGAATTGTTAGGACAGGAAATGATTGGTCTGAAGGAAAGTTTAAAATCAAAAGCGAGAAAAGAAAACATCGGATTCATTTTTCAGAATTTTAATTTAATTGATGAATTATCGGTTTTTGATAATATCGAATTGCCGTTGATTTACAATAATGTGCCATCATCTGAAAGAAAGAAAAAAGTACAGGAAATGGCAACTATTTTAGGAATATCACATCGTTTGAAACATTATCCGCAACAACTTTCAGGAGGACAACAGCAGCGTGTAGCCGTAGCCAGGGCTTTGATCAATGATCCGAAAATTATTCTTGCTGATGAGCCTACTGGAAATCTGGACAGTAAAAACGGTAACGAAGTAATGGAATTGCTGACGGATCTTCACGCAGGAGGTGCGACAATTTTAATGGTTACGCATTCGGATTATGATGCTTCGTTTTCGCAAAAAACGATTGTTATGAAAGACGGAGTCATTCTTTCAGAGAAAATGAACCATAGAAATGTAGATGTTTTAGTAAACCATTCAATAAATTAA
- a CDS encoding sigma-54-dependent transcriptional regulator: protein MKKTNAAILIIDDQEDILFASKVFLKKYFEDIYTLNNPKNIVELLSQKHIDVVLLDMNYRIGFEDGREGLYLLKEIKTLSPKTVVILMTAFGKVETAVEGLKSGAFDYILKPWENKKLLESVKQAVDQSRKEQKKIKNIEPDNHFFVGTSEMIKKSYSLADKVAKTDANVLILGENGTGKFVLAHHIFSQSERKNHPFVAVDLGALNSNIFESELFGYAKGAFTDAKTDTPGRFEMAQNGTIFLDEIGNIPLHLQSKLLQVIQTKTVTRLGETKPRPLNVRIITATNLNLKQEVTDKNFREDLYYRINTMEIVLPPLRERHEDKIPLAEYLLDKMIPKYDRNAIQFDKKVLEQIEKHAWNGNIREMENKIERAVILCENNTITTSDLDLETITPYEENPDDIQLSSVEKAAVEKALLKNNNNISKTAEELGLSRGSLYRRLEKYNININ from the coding sequence ATGAAAAAGACAAATGCAGCAATATTAATCATAGACGATCAGGAAGACATCCTTTTTGCGTCGAAAGTGTTCCTGAAAAAGTACTTTGAAGACATTTATACCCTCAATAACCCAAAAAATATTGTCGAATTATTGTCTCAAAAACACATTGATGTGGTTTTGCTTGACATGAATTACCGAATAGGTTTTGAAGACGGAAGAGAAGGTTTATACCTCTTGAAAGAAATAAAAACACTATCTCCAAAAACGGTTGTTATTTTAATGACCGCTTTTGGTAAAGTCGAAACTGCTGTTGAAGGCTTAAAATCCGGTGCTTTTGATTATATCTTAAAACCATGGGAGAATAAAAAACTCCTCGAATCCGTGAAACAGGCTGTGGATCAATCCCGAAAAGAACAGAAGAAAATAAAGAATATCGAACCTGATAATCACTTTTTTGTTGGTACTTCAGAAATGATTAAAAAATCGTATTCCCTTGCTGATAAAGTAGCTAAAACGGACGCCAACGTTTTGATTCTGGGTGAAAACGGAACAGGTAAATTTGTTTTGGCACATCATATTTTTAGCCAGTCTGAGAGAAAAAACCATCCTTTTGTAGCTGTTGATTTAGGAGCTTTAAACTCGAATATTTTCGAAAGTGAATTATTTGGTTACGCAAAAGGTGCTTTCACAGATGCCAAAACCGATACTCCCGGACGTTTCGAAATGGCACAAAACGGAACTATCTTTTTAGATGAAATTGGGAATATTCCGCTGCATTTACAATCGAAACTGCTACAGGTCATTCAAACCAAAACCGTAACCAGACTGGGAGAAACAAAGCCAAGACCTTTAAATGTCCGCATCATTACGGCAACCAACCTAAATCTCAAACAAGAAGTTACCGATAAAAACTTTAGAGAAGACCTTTATTATCGTATCAATACAATGGAAATCGTTCTGCCTCCATTACGGGAACGTCACGAAGATAAAATTCCACTGGCTGAATATCTTCTGGACAAAATGATTCCAAAATACGACCGAAATGCTATTCAATTTGACAAAAAAGTATTGGAACAAATTGAAAAACATGCCTGGAATGGCAACATCAGAGAAATGGAAAATAAAATTGAACGTGCTGTTATTCTGTGCGAAAACAATACAATCACCACTTCCGATTTAGATTTGGAAACCATAACCCCTTACGAAGAAAATCCGGATGACATTCAGCTTTCCTCCGTCGAGAAGGCAGCAGTTGAGAAAGCCTTGCTGAAAAACAACAATAATATTAGTAAAACAGCCGAAGAATTAGGATTGTCCAGAGGTTCGTTATACCGTCGTTTAGAAAAATACAACATCAATATCAATTAA